ttagcccccctagggggctagaacctgagatctttttgtcccttgtcctattcaccctaataaagaTCTATTAGGCAAGGACTACACGGCGACACTGATCGCAGCCATGATTGCTGAGTaacggtgatcccatagaaatgaatgagatcACCTTGGCAGTCGCATGAAATCCAACACGGCTGGATTTCTTGCGGCGATCCCCTTTTCCATGGGATCACCGCTCAGCGATCCTGCCCGCAACAAGTATCGCGCGACCAGTGTTACCTTTGCCTTAGGGTGAATGGCATTCTGACgcactccctgctgagctgtgtcagTGCATGGCTTTACAGGTGATCACAGTGGAGGAAAACTCAAAATGGACGCCCCTCATACACTTGTGAAACTGTCTACAAGAAAAAttctcttagttgcccatagcaaccaatcacagtgcagctttcattttacaagtgcaggatttgaaatgaaagctgcactttgattggttgctatgggcaactaggacaAGTTTTCTTTTAGGCTGGTACCACACACTTTTTTTCTGGCGTttttgagggttttttttttgttttttttgtatttttgtatacattgcacagtggctgtgctttgtgttacagctcagccccattcacttgaatgggacagaccTGCACATAGGTCATCTGACCTGTGAACGTGACGTCATTGGCCTAAAAAGAGGCCGGaaattgatgacgtatcctgagggtaggccatcggtatcaaaatcccggaaaacccctttaatatttctcATAAACTTCAATGCAGGATCTGGAGGCGGTGTTTTTGTctaaagtaataataataataaaataaaataaaactctgAATGGAAACTCCAGGAAAAACAATCCCCAAAACAAAATCAAGAACAAagggtatttttttaacccttcaggtgctcttttttttgggggagggggagacaaacaaaaaaaacatcaggtgcTAAAACATCATGTTATATGGGcaaaaacacctaaaaaaaagCTCATGAGTTTTTGGGACCAAAAATAGtttaggtgtaaaaaaaaaacagcaaatcccctttttgtgatttttttttttaattcctatgTGACAATATTTTGCCGCACGGGTGTTTTTGCGCAATCTTTGTCACCTAGGAGTGGCGGGGGCTGGGACATGGATCCTGGCAAATttagtaactagggatgagcgaatttcatattttgaagttcgtgtacgggttcgtgttgtggtatttactgaattgcgttatggattccattaccacggaccataacgcaattccataacggcattccgttattcattccgtcataatagaagtctatggcctgcataacgcatctgtcccgtttccgttatgcaggggagccctctcctgatcctgagtcctctcctgcataacgtaaaccggacggatccgttatgccggccatagacttctattatgacggaatgaataacggaatgcctctaaaatggtccgtggtaacggaatccctaacgcaattcagtaaataccacaacacaaaccgaaaatgaatttcaaaatatgaaattcgctcatccctattagtaaCATTTACACCTGCTGCAGATATTGACAGAAAAAAAGATTCCACCCAGAtgcaggcctcgtcataaattagccgAATCTTACGGAAGCGTGGAGGGGAATCTAAGACCGACGTAAAGAAGCCTGTCTTAGAGAATGACCCCCGgcgtgtgaaggagcccttagacTGCTGCAATATGGCCGACCTCTGGCTTTACTTTTGGGATGAAGTCATTATAAGGTGATTACAGCTAATTAATGAAAAGCCGGCTTATGGGCGCTGGCCTAATAAAAAACATTCACACATTTGTACGCTCAGCGCGAGTAATTAAAGGGCCAGACGTCCTGCGGAGAGGCGTAATCTGCTTTCTGCAGGACTGAGATCGACAAGTGGTCGCCAGCTGAGCAGACAGAAGTAGTCGATTGGTGGAGGAAGGTTGGGCTATGAAACCAGAGACTCGGGACAATCATCAAAGTAATGAGAGAGCGAGCATTACAACATGGCGATGTTTTCTTACACAATATTGTGTCAACAGAGCAGCTtgtgcggtattactaaatcctcacaGCTTTACCCCCGGCTTACAGAGGTTGTGCAGCCTGTGGAGCAACGTTATCTGCACAAGACCCCCCTGCGTTATAATTAACGTACTCCTCTTACTGAAATACACAAACACGCGCTTGGCCCCCCGGGCTCCAATATTCTGTGTAATTGTCTTTCTCCTTCATTATAGAACCCTCTTACGGATAGGATGGTGGTTTTGCGGTACCAGCGGAGTGGACGACGGTTTTATCAAATTTCATACACATTGGAAATTGACCCATAGGGCGGATTTTAGATCCCTAGCGTGTACGCTGCGGTTATCCAccgcggatttcaccctttgcagcaAAAAATACGACAAATCCACATTTCCGCTGAGGATTTTGCTTCCGTCTTCGTTCCATAGCGGATTTGGCTGCAGATCTGCCACGGATTTTACCGTATGCATTTCAAAAGATGACCTCTGCGGTGGATAACTTGACACGATGCAGATTTagaatccgcaccgcaggtcaatttacgctggggattttttattttttcaaagcaaGGAGATTTCTTAAAACCGCATCCACTTTTCTGGTACGGTAAAACAGCGAATTTGCCACACGCAAATCCATGGCTGCAAATTCACAGAGTATCTGTTATGTGTGAACACACTctacgggctcatgcacacaaacgtattttatgtctgtgtccgttccgtttttgtttgttttttgcagcccctttgcaagaccattcatttcaatggggccgtaaaaaaaaaaacggaaatgactcgtgtgcattccgtatacgcATGTCCGCAAGTCggttctgaataaaaaaaattgaacatgtcttattcttgtccattttgcggacaaggacaggcattgttacaacggatccgcaaaaaaaatataaaaaactgatGTAACACAATCATctgtgttttaaatttttttgtggatccctgTTTTGTGCGGACCGCAAAAGACATACCGTCGTGTGTATGATCCCTAAGTGTGGCTGCACACGGTGCGGATTATGCATGTTTTTTCAGACGTaaaagctcatgcacacgaccttgacatccgtattgcatccgttttttgtttgcagatccattgtaacaatgcctatccttgtccgcaaaacagacaatcaTAGGAGatgatcactgacccattcaagttcaatgtgtccggttgtattatcttttacattgccaagacggatccatcatgaactgcattgaaagtcaatgggggacggatacgttttctattgtggcagagaaaacggttcccattgacttacattgggggtcatgctggatccgtcttgctccgcatcccacatgttgcggttttctctctggtataggaacgcaactaaacggaacggaatgcattttggagcactctgctctgttcagttcagttttgcccccattgaGTCCTTAGATACATTTCAGCTGCGGGTAGCTTAGATTTTGGGTGTGTTCATACCTGGCCTATATAATGAAGTTTGCTGTGACATCTCACCTGGATTAGACAGACGGCTGCTCGTCGGACCCAACACCTGGTACGGATCTGGAAAGGAAAGATTTCAGGCTCTAAAATGACTTGATTATATATAACGCATTTTCTTAGTGCGAACAAAGATGAAAAaagttttacaactttttcaTATACTTTGTTTCCCTGCCTTGTCATTTTCTAGATTTGTGatggctgtcagtgaatggaggtTTACACTCATTCATCCTGATGTGTTACCCAGGATGTGACTGGGGTTTTTGGGCACATGCGCTGaaggaaatggggggggggggggggggaaatcctgGAGTGGAGGCATCATGCTTGGGATTTACAAAAAAGCCAACGGTTTATTTTAACCCCATGTGGATTTTCCCCATTGAATGAACTAATCTATGTCTGGATCAAAGTGTCATCCTCTAATAAACAGGTGTCAGATTTGCCAATGGTAAACCTGGTGTGTGTGAACGCGTCCATACAGTTACAATTGGCAATAATACATGCATCTATCATAAACATAAATAGAACCCCTATACAACAACATACATCATGTCACTATATGCATATAGCACTGCTGCATgatacacatactgtatgtccATACATGCGGATACACACACAATACACATATTACACACATAGAAACATATATTACAAAtccatacacattacacacacacaatacacgCACACATATTCCAAACCTCATTGCGGACAGAGCTGCTGCCTGTAGGGATCAGGTTACAACagctacagtcgtggccaaaagttttgagaattacataaatattggaaattggaaaagttgctgcttaagtttttataatagcaatttgcatatactccagaatgttatgaagagtgatcagatgaattgcatagtccttctttgccatgaaaatgaacttgatcccaaaaaaacctttccactgcatttcattgctgtcattaaaggacctgctgagatcatttcagtaatcgtcttgttaactcaggtgagaatgttgacgagcacaaggctggagatcattatgtcaggctgattgggtaaaaatggcagacttgacctgttaaaaggagggtgatgcttgaaatcattgttcttccattgttaaccatggtgacctgcaaagaaacgcgtgcagccatcattgcgctgcataaaaatggcttcacaggcaaggatattgtggctactaagattgcacctcaatcaacaatttataggatcatcaagaacttcaaggaaagaggttcaattcttgttaagaaggcttcagggcgtccaagaaagtccagcaagcgccaggatcgtctcctaaagaggattccgctgcgggatcggagtgccaccagtgcagagcttgctcaggaatggcagcaggcatctgcacacacagtgaggcgaagacttttggaagatggcctggtgtcaagaagggcagcaaagaagccacttctctccaaaaaaaacatcagggacagattgatcttctgcagaaaatatggtgaatggactgctgaggactggggcaaagtcatattctccagtgaagcctctttccgattgtttggggcatcaggaaaaaggcttgtccggagaagaaaaggtgagcgctaccatcagtcctgtgtcataccaacagtaaagcatcctgagaccattcatgtgtggggttgcttctcatccaagggagtgggctcactcacaattttgcccaaaaacacagccatgaataaagaatggtaccaaaacaccctccaacagcaacttcttccaacaatccaacaacagtttggtgaagaacaatgcattttccagcacaatggagcaccgtgccataaggcaaaagtgacaactaagtggctcggggaccaaaacgttgacattttgggtccatggcctggaaactccccagatcttaatcccattgagaacttgtggtcaatcctcaagaggcgggtggacaaacaaaaacccactaattctgacaaactccaagaagtgattagaaaagaatgggttgctatcagtcaggaattggcccagaagttgattgagagcatgcccagtcggattgcagaggtcctgaaaaagaagggccaacactgcaaatactgactctttgcataaatgttatgtaattgtcgataaaagcctctgaaacgtatgaagtgcgtgtaattatatttcactacatcacagaaacaactgaaacaaagatctaaaagcagtttagcagcaaactttgtgaaaactaatatttgtgtcattctcaaaacttttggccacgactgtagtataAACCTCTGGCTGTTGTAACTTGAAGCTGCGTGAAAAGGACCTCCAGACATACTAATACTACACCCCCTTCAcacttttacttaaaggggttttccaaccctttttaactgatgacctatcctttggtaggtcaccagtatctgatcggtgggggtccgactcctgggacccttgccgatcagctgtttgagaaggcaccggcactccttGTAGCGTACCCTAGGTCAGCGatatcacgttcatcagtcacgtggcctaggcgcaactcagtcccatttaagAAATAggtgctgagctgcgataccaagcacagccactgtacaatgtatggcgctgtactCGATAAGCTGCAAAaaggccacggcgctcacaggagtgccagtaCCTTCttcaacagctgatcggtgggggtcccgggtgctgAACCCCCATGATCAAATattgaggatagctcatcaaaaaGAGTCAGAAAACCAGTGTAACTGCACCCAGGGCAGGTCCTTCGATTGCCTTCATCCTCGTTATGACCCTGGTTACTTGGATCAGTacaggtaaggcctcatgcacacggccgttgggccGCAACCCGCAtcacaggtgtggacccattcacttgaatgggtccccaatTCTGGAGATGCgaaacggaacaccggaagcacgacggagtgcttctgtggtgtttctttccgtggttCCGCACCTTAAAAATATATGACATGtaatattttttgcggtgcggacatatcacggacccattcaagttgaatgtgtCCTGcctgctgcacggatgttgcccgtgtattggggactgcaattgcggtccccaatgcacggaacgaccgtatgcataaggcctaaatgtatcagtctggactcTATACAGAATCATCTAGAGTGGATACAATTATATGAGAAGTATTAGGCCTGTACTGGCTTCCAGTCTCGGGATGTAAACAAGAATATTCTcattcactggcagcaagcagagatctttttttttttaaggaattgAAGCACAAACTATAATACAAGGCTGCATAACTTTTTACCATACACTGGAAATGCCCTTGACCTGGTCTACGTGTTCCCACTCACCTGGTGTATTGCGTATGGTGATGGCTGGAGTCTGGGGCGGGGAACCTATAgtacaaaataatatataatttttttttgatgaGATTGACTCATTTATATTAATCATGCATTTATTAATTGCTCCTGTTGTACTGAGCTTAGATGACTATGACTTTTCACCTCTGTGGATTGTATTGCTGATGGACTGCAAGCTTCTCCGCACCTCGTCATATGCTGGCTCTGCAAATACAGCATAGGAGCCATGGTCAGCTACAAGGCGCGGCTCTATCACATCCCGTATGCCACCAGTGGCCTGACTTACCTGACTTCACTGTGTGCCTTGGGGCCACTGGATAAGCTGGAGCAGCAGGGACCACAGAATATGTGAACGTCGGGCTGTCTGTGGGAATTAACGAAAAAATGGAACTTGTTAGAAGCGAAATGTGAACAAAAACAcgttaaggccccttgcagacgagcgtgtccgcaTTAtgtacggatgcgttcagtgaaaacggCGCGATTTCGCAAAGAAAGCCactcagttttgtttgcgatcgctTTCAGTTGTTCAGCTTTTATCGCGCCagtgcaatgcgatttactgcGTTTTCCACGCGCGTGatgaaaaactgaatgtttacaaacaacatctcttagccccattcacttctatggggccagcgctgcgtgaaaatcacagaatatagaacatgctgcgattttcacgcaaagcaaaagtgatgcgtgagaaccaccgctcatgtacacagacccatttaaattaatgggtccggattccgtgcgggcgcaatgcgttcgcatcatgcGCGGagttctcgctcgtgtgaaaggggcctaagtgttcaCGCTGCATGTGGTGAACTGACTGCAAAAAATATATTCGCGCGTACATACTTTGACGGAGATATGACAAGTGTGAGATCAGCATGTCGGTGCTGTAAGAGGATGCCATTCGTAGGAAGTCCTCCCGCGTCATCCTGCATAGCTCTTTCCCATCTACACCCTGCATCAATGAGGTGTTCACGTCGCAGAGGGCATATTCCTTCACTGCCCAGTCCAACCACTGAGCTACATGGTCCTGTGTCCAAGCCAATGGGTCTGAAGTCAGAAAGATATAGAATATAACCAAACTATAGAATATAATTTACATAATACCGctgctgtgtacaagaatataactactataatactgctcctatgtacaagaatataactactataatactgctcctatgtacaagaatataactactataatactgctcctatgtacaagaatataactactataatactgctcctatgtaaaagaatataactactataatactgcctcctatgtacaagagtatagctactataataatgcacctatgtacaagaatataactactataatactgctcctatgtacaagaataatactactataatactgcctcctatgtacaagaatatatttactataatactgctcctatgtacaaaaatataactactataatactgccccctatgtacaagaatatatctactataatactgcctcctatgtacaagaatataactactataatactgcctcctatatacaagaatataactactataatactgcctcctatgtacaagaatataactactataatactgccccctatgtacaagaatataactactataatactgcctcctatatacaagaatataactactataatactgctcctatatacaagaatataactactataatactgcctcctatgtacaagaatataactactataatactgctcctatgtacaagaatataactactataatactgcctcctgtgtacaagaatataactactataatactgcctcctatgtacaagaatataactactataatactgccgcctatgtacaagaatataactactataatactgccgcctatgtacagaaatctaactactataatactgctcctatgtacaggaatataactactataatactgctcctatgtacaaaaatataactactataatactgccgcctatgtacaagaatataactactaaaaatactgctcttatgtacaagaatataactactataatactgctcctatgtacaagaatataaatactataatactgccgcctatgtacaagaatataactactataatactgctcctatgtacaagaatctaactactataatactgccgcctatgtacaggaatctaactactataatactgctcctatgtacaagaatataactactataatactgcctcctatgtacaagaatataactactataatactgctcatatgtacaggaatataactactataatactgctcctatgtacaagaatataactactataatactgctcctatgtacaagaatataactactataatactgccgcctatgtacaagaatataactactataatactgctcctatgtacaagaatataactactataatactgccgcctatgtacaagaatataactactataatactgccccctatgtataagaatataactactataatactgctcctgtgtacaggaatataactactataatactgcctcctatgtacaagtctataactactataatactgctcctatgtacaagaatataactactataatactgctcctatgtacaagaatataactactataatactgccgcctatgtacaaaaatataactactataatactgccgcctatgtacaagaatataactactataatactgccgcctatgtacaagaatataagtactataatactgctcctatgtacaaaaatataagtactataatactgctcctatgtacaggaatatatgtactataatactgcctcctatgtacaagaatataactactataatactgctcctatgtacaagaatataactactataatactgcctcctatgtacaagaatataactactataatactgccgcctatgtacaaaaatataactactataatactacctcctatgtacaacaatataactactataatactgctgcctatgtacaaaaatataactactataatactgctcctatgtacaagaatataactactataatactcctcctgtgtacaagaatataactactataatactgctcctatatacaagaatataactactataatactgctcctatgtacaagaatataactactataatactcctcctgtgtacaagaatataactactataatactgctcctatatacaagaatataactactataatactgctcctatgttcaagaatataactactataatactgctcctatgtacaagaatataactactataatactgctactgtgtacaacatggatgtcaaactcatggccctccagatgttgcaaaactacaactcccatcattccctgatagctgtagtatgcccaggcatgatgggagttgtagttttgcaacagctggagggccacgagtttgacatccctggtgtacaagaatataactgctataatactgctcctatgtacaagaatataactactataatactgctcctatgtacaagaatatagtacaagaatataactactataatactgcctcctatgtacaagaatataactactataatactgctcctatgtacaagaatataactactataatactgctcctatgtacaagaatataactactataatactgctcctatgtacaagaatataactactataatactgctcctatgtacaagaatataactactataatactgctcctatgtacaagaatataactgctataatactgctcctatgtacaagaatataactactataatactgctcctatgtacaagaatataactactataatactgcctcctatgtacaagaatataactactataataccgctcctatgtacaagaatataactactataatactgcctcctatgtacaagaatataactactataatactgctcctatgtaccagaatataactactataatactgcctcctatgtacaagaatataactactataatactgctcctatgtacaagaatataactactataatactgccgcctatgtacaagaatataactactataatactgctcctgtgtacaagaatataactactataatactgtctcctatgtacaagaatataactactataatactgcctcctatgtacaagaatataactactataatactgcctcctatgtacaagaatataactactataatactgcctcctatgtacaagaatataactactataatactgcctcctatgtacaagaatataactactataatactgcctcctatgtacaagaatataactactataatactgcctcctatgtacaagaatataactactataatactgctcctatgtacaagaatataactactataatactgctcctatatacaagaatataactactataatactgccccctattatgtaattactataatactgttatACCATTTTTTTCTACTGACCTGCAGGTACGATCACCCTCTTTTCCTCGTTGCCGTTCATATGACTTGGTGACTCGGTGCCATTACTCGTGGTGTCGGGGTAGGTGGTCTGGTAGTTTGTATGGGGGGTCTCATTGTCCTCTTCGGTTTTGTTCACTTGTAATACTGATACTCCACCTGAGGGGAGTCTTAGCGAgagaacaaaagaaaaatcatTGATGTATTAAAGTGACTCTCTCGTGCGACCTCCCTGTCCAGACACAAAGCTGTGGTTCCCCTGATTAAAGCGCGGTTTTTGTTTTGTTGATCTGCGGTTCCGTTCCCGAGTTATGAGACTTTCTTAGTATGTAAATTAGACCTTTGGTGCAATAAGGGCGTCACCTGTGCACTTGTTGCATCAGAGCTCCACTCCTTTGtgagccagcccctccctctctgcttggccctgtcaatcaaaacagTCAGGgaagggctggccacagaaaggagggAGCTCTGCTGCAACAAGAGCAACGATGACGACCTCGTTGCACTGAATTCCCAATttacatattaagaaaaagtattataactctgGAACGGAACCTCCAATCAACACACGgaaaacagcgttttaatcaggtgaactatGGCTATGTGTCTATGTAAACAGTTGTCTCTCTCTCAAACAGCGCCACCCTTGTCTATAGGTTAtatctggtattgcatctcaacGTCTATGGAGAAATACAAAAGTACATGTAGCCTGAACTATTACAGATAATAGTATGCACCTTAGAGAAACCAATTTTTTACCACCAGGGAAGCTCATGCTCTTCTCTCCGATCCCTTCTCGACAAAGCAGTGACCTGTCTCAACTTGTGAATGTGTCAGTGGTCACACTTCTATGTCAAGATTGACCAGGAAGAAAAGACCAATGGGGGACCTGGTATCCATGGGAGTGGGATTGGTAAGGTTAGTATGACTTCTTTTATTTTCTTCAGCTATTCTGGTCATCTAGGTGTCCCACTAACAACACCCCTGATCTCCTGGTGGTGGACACTGTCcttctctttattttttttatagaaagacTATATCTTTCAAGATGGCAGAAGAGTTGAGTAGCCTTCATCATTGGTCTAATCTAGAATGGTGAAGGTAGGATCACATTCTATGGATCTTTGGTTGGTTCTTGACTTTTGAAAACTAACCAAAGGACTTCTAGAAACATTCACAGATTTTATTCAAACGTTATCAACCCAATGTAACCTCAGGATGACTCCTCACCGGTTCCTGGATTGCTCTTCTGTCTCCTGTTTAATGTTCTGCTGACGATCACTGGTGGACATCCATGTGGCCTCAGGATAATTTCCACGTTCCTTAATAGGTGAATATTCATCGGGCATCTCTGTCTTCATCAGAAGAGGAGAGAAAAGAGTGTGGTCCTCACTGACCACCGAAAGGGCCTCCTAGATGAAGAAACGGGGACAAGAAATGAGATGATACATAGTGTCAATCCTCACAAGGTGCTTTCCTTGTTACTAAAATGATGAAGAGGGTTATTTACTAACATGCATATAAATCCTTCACAATAAAGCAgggcttaaagggtttttccagcttAGTTTCCATGTTTCTGGACGCTAGTTGACTCCGTTATAGCAGAAAGTTCACTTGAGGTCCCTGAGATGTGAATCATTATGGCGATTCGGTAGGATGAGAGGTAAAATATTCCAGTGCTCCAGATAGACCCTACATAATAAAGCTGGGCTTAAAGTTTTTTTCCCTTTGTGGGTAACCTCATTTCTATGCCACAAGATCTCTCATGGCTAAGTAATAGCAAAAGTTTGAGTTGGAAGTCCCTCGAGAGCCAAACAATTCTGGCAAATCGGCAGGATGAAGGGGAAAATATTCAAATGCTCAACGTAGACCCTACCTAATAGGGGGCTTAAAAGTTTTGTCCTGTGTGGTTAACCTAGTTTCTATG
The Bufo gargarizans isolate SCDJY-AF-19 chromosome 2, ASM1485885v1, whole genome shotgun sequence genome window above contains:
- the LOC122929121 gene encoding Friend leukemia integration 1 transcription factor-like isoform X3, coding for MDCTIKEALSVVSEDHTLFSPLLMKTEMPDEYSPIKERGNYPEATWMSTSDRQQNIKQETEEQSRNRLPSGGVSVLQVNKTEEDNETPHTNYQTTYPDTTSNGTESPSHMNGNEEKRVIVPADPLAWTQDHVAQWLDWAVKEYALCDVNTSLMQGVDGKELCRMTREDFLRMASSYSTDMLISHLSYLRQNSPTFTYSVVPAAPAYPVAPRHTVKSEPAYDEVRRSLQSISNTIHRGSPPQTPAITIRNTPDPYQVLGPTSSRLSNPGEMSQQTSLYRPGSGQIQLWQFLLELLSDSGNSGCIAWEGVNGEFKMTDPDEVARRWGERKSKPNMNYDKLSRALRYYYDKNIMSKVHGKRYAYRFDFQGIQVVQQSHNNDPSGCKYQDGNYYTQQAKSAVPLPPHHNQSPALPATIIPVQYFSTSPSGGLYPGQTRQHGGHLGSHLGTYY
- the LOC122929121 gene encoding Friend leukemia integration 1 transcription factor-like isoform X1; its protein translation is MDKKGGRVHGAQDPGAKQEALSVVSEDHTLFSPLLMKTEMPDEYSPIKERGNYPEATWMSTSDRQQNIKQETEEQSRNRLPSGGVSVLQVNKTEEDNETPHTNYQTTYPDTTSNGTESPSHMNGNEEKRVIVPADPLAWTQDHVAQWLDWAVKEYALCDVNTSLMQGVDGKELCRMTREDFLRMASSYSTDMLISHLSYLRQNSPTFTYSVVPAAPAYPVAPRHTVKSEPAYDEVRRSLQSISNTIHRGSPPQTPAITIRNTPDPYQVLGPTSSRLSNPGEMSQQTSLYRPGSGQIQLWQFLLELLSDSGNSGCIAWEGVNGEFKMTDPDEVARRWGERKSKPNMNYDKLSRALRYYYDKNIMSKVHGKRYAYRFDFQGIQVVQQSHNNDPSGCKYQDGNYYTQQAKSAVPLPPHHNQSPALPATIIPVQYFSTSPSGGLYPGQTRQHGGHLGSHLGTYY
- the LOC122929121 gene encoding Friend leukemia integration 1 transcription factor-like isoform X2 — translated: MDKKGGRVHGAQDPGAKQEALSVVSEDHTLFSPLLMKTEMPDEYSPIKERGNYPEATWMSTSDRQQNIKQETEEQSRNRLPSGGVSVLQVNKTEEDNETPHTNYQTTYPDTTSNGTESPSHMNGNEEKRVIVPADPLAWTQDHVAQWLDWAVKEYALCDVNTSLMQGVDGKELCRMTREDFLRMASSYSTDMLISHLSYLRQNSPTFTYSVVPAAPAYPVAPRHTVKSEPAYDEVRRSLQSISNTIHRGSPPQTPAITIRNTPDPYQVLGPTSSRLSNPGSGQIQLWQFLLELLSDSGNSGCIAWEGVNGEFKMTDPDEVARRWGERKSKPNMNYDKLSRALRYYYDKNIMSKVHGKRYAYRFDFQGIQVVQQSHNNDPSGCKYQDGNYYTQQAKSAVPLPPHHNQSPALPATIIPVQYFSTSPSGGLYPGQTRQHGGHLGSHLGTYY